A genomic region of Solanum dulcamara chromosome 2, daSolDulc1.2, whole genome shotgun sequence contains the following coding sequences:
- the LOC129880300 gene encoding protein NRT1/ PTR FAMILY 1.2-like: MENNPEQEECLLNHSQNTRKGGLKTIPFIIVNEACERLASYGLLPNLIIYITTFYHMEAARASILITLWSALSNGLAILGAFISDSYLGRYRAVAIGTISSLIGMSVMWLTTIFPQLRPLPCGQYQHDCNGTTAVELGVILCALGLISIGAGFVRPCSIAFGADQLEKKENPDNERVLDSYFNWFYASVGVSIVLAITVIVYIQDHFGWQVGFGVPAVLMVLSVSIFLFGSPLYIKAKPKGSLFTGLFQVAVAAFRKRHINVQLNYNDDCYYRAPESKLLEPSTNFRCLNRACIIQDPHMELKPDGKASDPWSLCSVGQVESMKCFLRVLPMWSTCIMLLVSFNQPLSIYQLLTLDRHISPQFEIPAGSFGMITLVALAIWIAFYDRALVPLLSRFTGQPTGLSTVSRMGIGLFLGIVAAALSAITETIRRNKAINAGFEDDPNAVLNMSCMWFAPQLALYGVAEALNVVGQIEFIYSLFPKTMSSFAAALYTFGLAVAALISSLLVSVVDNVTSAGSNTSWLATNINRGHLDYFCWLMTFLSVLNFLYFLVVCRFNEHYHDGRSSLFPEAEEEHSESRRFHGA; the protein is encoded by the exons ATGGAAAACAACCCAGAACAAGAAGAGTGTTTACTGAATCACTCACAAAATACAAGAAAGGGTGGTCTAAAAACCATTCCTTTTATCATAG TGAATGAAGCATGTGAGAGATTGGCAAGCTATGGTTTGCTACCAAATTTGATAATATACATAACAACATTTTATCACATGGAAGCTGCTCGTGCTTCAATCTTGATTACTTTATGGTCAGCACTTTCAAATGGTTTGGCTATTTTGGGGGCTTTTATTTCTGATTCTTACTTGGGAAGGTATAGGGCTGTGGCTATTGGAACCATCTCCAGTCTAATT GGAATGTCAGTTATGTGGCTCACTACAATATTTCCACAACTCAGGCCGTTACCCTGTGGTCAGTATCAACATGATTGTAATGGAACAACAGCAGTCGAACTTGGTGTAATTTTGTGTGCTTTGGGGCTTATTTCCATTGGTGCTGGTTTTGTTAGACCTTGCTCCATAGCATTTGGTGCCGACCAAttggagaaaaaagaaaatccaGATAACGAGAGGGTTTTGGATAGCTATTTCAATTGGTTCTATGCCAGTGTAGGAGTTTCAATTGTTCTTGCAATTACTGTAATTGTTTATATCCAAGACCATTTTGGTTGGCAAGTTGGGTTTGGTGTCCCTGCTGTGCTCATGGTTTTATCTGTTTCCATTTTCTTGTTTGGATCTCCTCTTTATATCAAAGCAAAACCTAAAGGGAGTTTGTTCACTGGATTGTTTCAAGTAGCAGTGGCAGCCTTCAGAAAAAGACATATCAATGTTCAGTTGAATTATAATGACGACTGCTACTATAGAGCACCTGAATCAAAGCTCCTGGAACCATCCACCAACTTCAG GTGTTTGAATAGAGCTTGCATAATTCAAGATCCTCACATGGAGTTGAAACCTGATGGAAAAGCTTCAGATCCATGGAGTCTATGCTCTGTGGGACAAGTCGAATCAATGAAGTGTTTTCTTAGAGTTCTTCCCATGTGGTCTACCTGTATTATGCTTCTTGTGTCGTTCAATCAGCCACTTTCGATATATCAACTACTGACCTTGGATAGACACATTTCCCCTCAGTTTGAAATCCCAGCAGGATCATTCGGCATGATTACCCTTGTTGCTTTGGCAATCTGGATTGCTTTTTACGATCGTGCTTTGGTGCCTTTACTGTCAAGGTTTACTGGACAGCCGACAGGGCTAAGTACAGTGTCCAGAATGGGGATTGGCTTATTTCTTGGCATTGTGGCTGCGGCACTTTCAGCGATAACAGAAACCATACGACGCAATAAGGCAATCAATGCAGGGTTCGAGGATGACCCAAACGCTGTGTTGAACATGTCCTGTATGTGGTTCGCACCACAGTTGGCACTATACGGGGTTGCTGAGGCTTTGAATGTGGTTGGACAGATTGAGTTCATATACAGTCTATTTCCGAAAACCATGTCCAGCTTTGCAGCAGCTCTTTACACGTTTGGCCTTGCTGTTGCCGCCTTAATTAGCAGTCTCTTGGTGAGCGTGGTGGATAATGTTACCTCAGCTGGAAGCAACACAAGCTGGCTCGCGACCAACATAAATAGAGGTCATCTAGATTACTTCTGCTGGCTAATGACTTTCTTAAGTGTGCTTAACTTCCTCTATTTTCTGGTCGTTTGTCGGTTTAATGAGCATTATCATGATGGTAGAAGTAGCTTATTTCCTGAGGCAGAAGAGGAACACTCCGAGAGTAGGCGTTTCCATGGTGCTTAA
- the LOC129875300 gene encoding protein NRT1/ PTR FAMILY 1.2-like, producing the protein MEREGELVDEKPRKGGLRTMPFIIVNESFEMIASYGLQPNMLIYLMTFYHMSAATGSIIIGIWNALSNGLAILGAITADSYCGRFRAVAFGSISTLIGMIILWLTAIIPQLKPLPCSQFQHVCNGATLVQLVLLFSSIGFMSIGPGFVRPCSIIFGTDQLENKENQRLLDSYFNWYYVSTGISNILAVTIIVYIQDRYGWKVGFGIPVILMFLSVSMFLIGSPLYIKVKAKENLFLGLLQAVVANFRKRNTRLPLNDCDDYYRWPLESGVFTPSKDFRCLNRGCMIEDPQRDLNPDGSDSNPWNTSSLEQVESLKALIRILPMWSTCFMICVDMNVFSFSLLQAKTMDRHIFPHFEIPAASFSVFMIIPLTMWIAFYDRVFVPLLSKYTGRPRGLSPVTRMGIGLVISGMSMALSAITESIRRQRAIEEGHEEDPSALVNMSAMWFMPQYALLGVAEAAHVVGQVEFFYALLPKSMCSLASAMYTVGVAVSSLIGSLLVCGMNWLSSIGGKTSWLSSNINQGHLDYYFWLLAFLSLVNFVYFLVVCRLYEPANDGSSSLSQWAEEKECDHRLLPES; encoded by the exons ATGGAGAGAGAGGGAGAATTAGTTGATGAGAAGCCAAGAAAGGGTGGTCTTAGAACCATGCCTTTCATAATTG TGAATGAATCATTTGAGATGATAGCAAGTTATGGTCTACAACCTAACATGCTAATCTATTTGATGACATTTTATCACATGAGTGCTGCCACTGGAAGTATCATTATTGGAATATGGAATGCACTTTCAAATGGATTGGCAATTTTAGGGGCCATTACTGCTGATTCTTACTGTGGTCGATTTAGAGCTGTTGCCTTTGGATCGATCTCCACTCTTATT GGCATGATTATTCTATGGCTCACAGCCATAATTCCACAACTCAAGCCTTTACCCTGCTCTCAATTCCAACATGTTTGTAATGGAGCAACACTAGTCCAACTTGTTCTTCTATTTTCATCTATTGGGTTTATGTCCATTGGACCTGGTTTTGTTAGACCTTGTTCTATAATATTTGGTACCGATCAACTGGAAAATAAAGAGAACCAAAGGCTTCTTGATAGCTATTTCAATTGGTATTATGTTAGCACAGGGATTTCAAATATTCTTGCAGTTACCATTATCGTTTATATTCAAGATCGTTATGGTTGGAAAGTTGGCTTTGGAATCCCTGTTATCCTCATGTTTTTGTCTGTCTCAATGTTTCTAATCGGTTCTCCTCTTTATATCAAAGTGAAAGCTAAAGAAAACTTGTTCTTAGGATTGCTTCAAGCAGTTGTAGCAAATTTTAGGAAAAGAAATACCCGTCTTCCATTGAATGATTGTGATGACTACTATCGTTGGCCACTTGAATCAGGGGTCTTCACACCATCAAAGGACTTCAG GTGCTTAAATAGAGGTTGTATGATTGAAGATCCTCAAAGAGATTTGAATCCTGATGGATCAGATTCAAATCCGTGGAATACCTCTAGTTTGGAACAAGTTGAATCATTAAAGGCTCTTATTAGAATACTTCCTATGTGGTCCACCTGTTTCATGATCTGTGTGGACATGAATGTATTCTCATTTTCCCTACTTCAAGCAAAGACCATGGATAGGCATATCTTCCCTCACTTCGAAATACCAGCAGCATCATTCAGTGTGTTTATGATTATTCCTTTAACAATGTGGATTGCTTTCTACGACCGTGTTTTTGTCCCTTTGCTATCAAAATATACTGGACGGCCAAGAGGGCTAAGTCCTGTCACTCGAATGGGAATTGGCTTAGTAATCTCCGGTATGTCTATGGCATTGTCAGCAATAACAGAAAGCATAAGACGACAAAGGGCAATAGAGGAAGGGCATGAGGAAGACCCAAGTGCTTTAGTGAACATGTCTGCTATGTGGTTTATGCCACAATATGCACTATTGGGAGTGGCTGAGGCTGCCCATGTAGTTGGACAGGTTGAGTTCTTCTACGCTCTATTACCCAAAAGCATGTGCAGCCTCGCATCAGCTATGTACACTGTTGGGGTTGCTGTGTCGAGTTTAATTGGAAGTCTTCTGGTGTGTGGGATGAACTGGCTTTCATCAATCGGAGGTAAAACGAGCTGGCTTTCGAGCAACATTAATCAGGGTCACCTGGATTACTATTTCTGGTTGCTTGCTTTCTTGAGCTTGGTCAACTTCGTATATTTTCTGGTCGTCTGCCGGTTATATGAACCTGCCAATGATGGGAGCAGTAGCTTATCTCAATGGGCAGAAGAGAAAGAATGTGATCACAGGCTTTTACCTGAATCTTGA